In the genome of Shewanella glacialimarina, one region contains:
- a CDS encoding HupE/UreJ family protein has protein sequence MLFSCSSVAHQMSTSYLSIKIDPQGQVQGTWQVRLFDLYQVIDIDNNQDGQLTWGEVQKNQLATTQYLQSALQISRNDTCGLIFDVVQQVDQHFNEGYLVTSFKGACHSTGVLKIDYQAMFEIDTDHKAIVTIDAPEHQYTRVISNENRTLLVNLAESQMSDTFVEYVYQGIIHIWKGTDHILFLLALLSTCVLNREQKQWQGIESPTKIVKQTAWIVTAFTLAHSITLTTTAMGVLNFSSHWVELGIALSVLFAALNNVWPVVLRLGWITFAFGLLHGMGFAGVLGELGLPENQKILTILAFNLGVEIGQLAILLLVLPLLMFVRNTLWYKEWGMQMGSVMIGLMAIQWSIERF, from the coding sequence ATGTTGTTCAGTTGCAGCAGTGTTGCCCATCAAATGAGTACCAGTTACTTGTCGATAAAAATTGACCCACAAGGACAGGTGCAGGGCACCTGGCAAGTCCGTTTATTTGACCTTTATCAAGTCATCGATATTGATAATAATCAAGATGGTCAACTGACATGGGGGGAGGTGCAAAAAAATCAACTGGCGACAACCCAATACTTGCAGTCGGCATTACAGATAAGTCGTAATGACACTTGTGGGTTGATATTTGATGTGGTTCAACAAGTTGACCAGCATTTTAATGAAGGCTACTTGGTGACATCATTTAAGGGGGCGTGCCATAGTACAGGGGTATTAAAGATTGATTATCAAGCCATGTTTGAAATTGATACCGATCATAAAGCTATTGTAACTATTGATGCCCCTGAACATCAGTACACTCGGGTTATCAGTAATGAGAATCGTACTTTGCTAGTCAACTTAGCCGAAAGCCAGATGAGTGACACCTTTGTAGAATATGTTTATCAGGGCATTATTCATATTTGGAAAGGCACTGATCACATTCTATTTTTATTGGCATTGTTATCAACGTGTGTTTTGAACCGTGAGCAAAAGCAATGGCAGGGAATTGAAAGTCCAACAAAAATAGTCAAACAAACAGCCTGGATTGTTACCGCATTTACCCTGGCACATTCAATTACCCTTACAACGACCGCAATGGGAGTTCTTAATTTTAGTAGCCATTGGGTTGAACTGGGTATTGCCCTATCAGTATTGTTTGCCGCGTTGAATAATGTGTGGCCAGTGGTGTTGAGATTGGGTTGGATTACATTTGCATTTGGCTTATTGCACGGTATGGGCTTTGCCGGTGTATTAGGTGAACTTGGATTACCTGAAAATCAAAAAATATTAACTATTTTAGCGTTCAATTTAGGTGTTGAAATAGGACAATTAGCTATTTTACTACTGGTACTACCCTTGCTAATGTTTGTTCGCAACACACTTTGGTATAAAGAGTGGGGTATGCAAATGGGTTCAGTCATGATTGGTTTGATGGCAATACAATGGTCTATAGAGCGCTTTTAA
- a CDS encoding methyl-accepting chemotaxis protein → MSLQIKHKMLLSSLIPLALLICICGIAINMMGKIEQGVVRIYHDRVVPLEDLKVIGDDYAVYVIDAINKANAGDFSAQDAADALRNARKNIEFLWTKYMATELTTEEARLVKEANAMFVPADRQIDMLISKLNTLSGNISGQLSSDIIPLYQVIDPISGKIAELVSLQIQVAGNETQAVNEVYKASVNLFLFLTAIAIIASIILSRWVRTSVMSPITDILSKLKVIKKDSDLTLVFKQFNDDELGQISINLTGVIEHLRGILESISDAANTINSSADSLNDFTRETNNRMQKQQCETEQTAAAMNQMTATVAEVAQSTTAAADSAQNADSHAQNGDLIVQQSIKSMSLLSTKIQQTSEVITHLASESQNIGQVLDVIKSIAEQTNLLALNAAIEAARAGEQGRGFAVVADEVRTLAKRTQESTLQIEIMIDNLQQGVKKAVISMESGVGQVNEANKNTNLAGDALKEIVSSVDNITELNTHIASAAEEQSSVAESINRSIIAISDIAQHSTMAAEQLSHSVNNLSKLASTMRAQVGTFILH, encoded by the coding sequence ATGAGCCTACAAATTAAACATAAGATGCTGTTAAGCTCTTTAATTCCACTTGCACTGCTTATTTGTATCTGTGGCATTGCCATTAATATGATGGGTAAAATTGAGCAAGGGGTGGTACGAATATACCATGATAGAGTGGTGCCTCTTGAGGACTTAAAAGTCATTGGAGACGATTATGCTGTGTATGTTATTGATGCTATCAATAAAGCAAACGCCGGAGATTTTAGTGCACAAGATGCAGCTGATGCATTGAGAAATGCTAGAAAAAACATTGAGTTTCTTTGGACTAAATATATGGCGACTGAACTGACAACAGAAGAGGCCCGTTTAGTTAAAGAAGCGAATGCGATGTTTGTGCCTGCTGACAGGCAAATAGATATGTTAATCAGTAAACTCAATACATTATCAGGCAATATATCCGGGCAATTAAGTTCAGATATTATTCCTTTGTATCAAGTAATAGATCCTATTAGCGGTAAAATAGCAGAACTAGTATCACTGCAGATACAAGTTGCCGGAAATGAAACGCAAGCTGTGAATGAGGTTTACAAAGCTTCTGTGAACTTATTTCTTTTTCTAACCGCAATCGCGATAATTGCTAGCATCATATTGAGCCGATGGGTAAGAACAAGTGTAATGTCACCTATTACCGATATCCTTTCTAAGTTAAAAGTGATTAAAAAAGACTCTGACTTAACCTTAGTTTTTAAGCAGTTTAATGATGATGAGTTGGGCCAAATATCTATTAATTTAACCGGAGTCATTGAACATTTGAGGGGGATTCTTGAGTCAATATCTGATGCGGCGAATACGATTAATAGTTCTGCTGATAGCTTGAATGATTTTACCCGAGAAACTAACAACCGGATGCAAAAACAGCAGTGTGAAACTGAGCAAACAGCTGCAGCGATGAACCAAATGACTGCAACGGTTGCTGAGGTTGCTCAAAGTACGACAGCTGCTGCAGACTCTGCCCAAAATGCCGACAGTCATGCCCAAAATGGTGATCTAATCGTTCAACAGTCTATTAAAAGTATGTCACTTTTGTCGACTAAAATTCAGCAAACATCTGAGGTTATTACACACCTTGCTAGTGAAAGCCAAAATATAGGACAAGTGCTGGACGTGATTAAAAGTATTGCTGAACAAACTAATTTACTTGCGTTAAATGCTGCTATTGAGGCTGCGAGAGCCGGCGAACAAGGTCGCGGTTTTGCGGTTGTTGCCGATGAAGTGCGTACCTTAGCTAAGCGTACTCAAGAGTCGACACTGCAGATTGAAATCATGATTGATAACTTGCAACAAGGGGTAAAAAAAGCGGTTATTTCTATGGAGTCAGGCGTAGGACAGGTGAATGAAGCTAACAAAAACACAAATTTAGCTGGCGATGCGCTAAAAGAAATTGTCTCTTCGGTTGATAACATTACCGAGTTAAACACCCATATTGCTTCGGCAGCAGAAGAACAATCGAGTGTGGCAGAAAGTATCAATCGCAGCATTATAGCTATCAGTGATATTGCCCAGCACTCGACTATGGCAGCAGAGCAATTAAGTCATTCAGTGAATAATTTATCAAAGCTTGCGAGTACCATGCGTGCTCAGGTTGGAACATTTATATTGCATTGA
- the ilvN gene encoding acetolactate synthase small subunit encodes MRRIISVLLENQPGALSRVVGLFSQRGYNIESLTVAPTEDNTLSRLNITVIADAKVLEQIEKQLHKLIDILKVANITEAAHIERELALVKVKAIGDVREEVKRTADIFRGQIVDVTASLYTIQMAGTSDKVDAFIGALTEVTKVIEVSRSGVVGLSRGEKSMRA; translated from the coding sequence ATGCGTCGTATTATTTCTGTATTACTTGAAAACCAACCCGGTGCACTTTCTCGCGTTGTAGGCTTGTTTTCACAACGTGGTTACAACATTGAAAGCTTAACCGTTGCACCAACGGAAGATAACACACTGTCACGTTTAAACATTACCGTAATAGCGGATGCAAAAGTGTTAGAGCAAATTGAAAAACAACTGCATAAGCTTATTGATATTCTAAAAGTGGCTAACATTACTGAGGCCGCGCACATTGAACGCGAGCTAGCTCTGGTCAAGGTCAAAGCTATTGGTGATGTGCGTGAAGAAGTTAAACGTACTGCGGATATTTTTCGTGGCCAAATAGTTGATGTAACAGCAAGCCTTTACACCATCCAAATGGCTGGAACCAGTGATAAAGTTGATGCCTTTATTGGTGCCTTAACAGAAGTTACTAAGGTGATTGAAGTGTCTCGTTCAGGCGTGGTGGGGCTGTCTCGTGGTGAAAAATCAATGCGGGCATAA
- a CDS encoding acetolactate synthase 3 large subunit, with protein sequence MEKLSGASMIVRSLIDEGVSHIFGYPGGSVLDIYDALHKIAGVEHILVRHEQAAVHMADGYARATGKVGVVLVTSGPGATNAITGIATAYMDSIPLVVLSGQVPSSLIGNDAFQECDMIGISRPIVKHSFLVKNPADIPEIVKKAFFIASTGRPGPVVIDLPKDCLSPDNLYDYVYPDSVKMRSYNPTTTGHKGQIRRGLQALLAAKKPVLYVGGGAIISECDKQILSLAEQLNIPVICTLMGLGAFPGTHQQSLGMLGMHGTFEANNAMHNCDLIFGIGVRFDDRTTNNVDKYCPNATILHIDIDPASISKTVRVDIPIVGSADNILDTMLELLASSKGKNDTEALDAWWQQITQWRAQQCLEFDRTTDRIKPQQVIETLYKLTNGDAYVSSDVGQHQMFAALYYPFDKPRRWINSGGLGTMGFGLPAAMGVQMAFPDETVVCVTGDGSIQMNIQELSTALQYDTPVKIINLNNRFLGMVKQWQDMIYSGRHSHSYMDSVPNFAKIAEAYGHVGITISDPKELESKLAEALAIKDRLVFVDISVDETEHVYPMLIRGGAMNEMWLSKTEKS encoded by the coding sequence ATGGAAAAGCTTTCTGGCGCCAGTATGATTGTGCGCTCACTAATAGATGAAGGTGTTAGCCATATTTTTGGTTACCCGGGTGGTTCTGTTTTAGATATCTATGATGCCCTCCACAAAATAGCTGGTGTAGAACACATATTAGTTCGTCATGAGCAAGCTGCGGTTCACATGGCAGATGGTTATGCTCGCGCCACGGGTAAAGTTGGCGTGGTACTGGTAACCTCAGGTCCTGGTGCAACCAATGCCATTACCGGTATTGCAACAGCCTACATGGACTCTATCCCCTTAGTGGTGTTATCTGGCCAAGTGCCAAGCTCACTCATTGGTAATGATGCATTCCAAGAGTGTGACATGATTGGTATTTCTAGGCCCATCGTTAAACACAGCTTTTTAGTAAAAAACCCTGCTGATATTCCTGAAATCGTTAAAAAAGCATTTTTTATCGCCTCTACTGGTCGCCCTGGGCCTGTGGTTATCGATTTACCAAAAGACTGCCTAAGTCCTGATAACCTTTATGATTATGTCTATCCAGACAGCGTAAAAATGCGTTCATATAATCCAACGACTACCGGTCACAAAGGTCAAATCCGCCGTGGACTCCAAGCCTTATTAGCGGCTAAAAAACCGGTTCTTTATGTGGGTGGTGGCGCGATTATTTCAGAGTGTGACAAACAAATATTGTCACTTGCTGAGCAGCTTAATATTCCGGTAATTTGCACATTAATGGGCTTAGGCGCTTTCCCAGGCACTCATCAACAAAGCTTAGGCATGTTAGGTATGCACGGGACGTTTGAAGCTAACAACGCGATGCATAATTGTGATTTAATATTTGGTATTGGGGTACGTTTTGATGATCGTACGACTAACAATGTTGACAAATACTGTCCGAATGCCACTATTTTACACATTGATATTGACCCGGCATCTATTTCAAAAACGGTACGCGTAGACATTCCCATTGTAGGTTCAGCGGATAATATTCTTGATACCATGCTTGAACTGTTAGCAAGTAGCAAGGGTAAGAATGATACCGAAGCATTAGATGCTTGGTGGCAACAAATTACCCAATGGCGCGCTCAACAGTGTTTAGAATTTGACAGAACCACTGACCGTATCAAGCCGCAACAAGTTATCGAAACCTTATATAAGCTTACCAATGGTGACGCTTATGTTTCGTCCGATGTGGGTCAGCATCAGATGTTTGCCGCCCTTTATTACCCGTTTGATAAACCACGTCGTTGGATTAACTCTGGTGGACTTGGCACTATGGGCTTTGGCTTACCAGCCGCCATGGGCGTACAAATGGCCTTCCCAGACGAAACCGTAGTTTGCGTTACTGGCGATGGTTCTATTCAAATGAATATTCAAGAACTATCAACGGCACTGCAATATGATACCCCAGTTAAAATTATCAACTTGAATAACCGCTTTTTGGGCATGGTAAAACAATGGCAAGATATGATTTATTCTGGTCGCCATTCGCACTCCTACATGGATTCTGTGCCTAATTTCGCCAAAATTGCCGAAGCTTATGGCCATGTAGGTATAACAATTAGCGATCCAAAAGAGCTAGAGTCAAAATTGGCCGAAGCATTAGCCATAAAAGATCGATTAGTATTTGTAGATATTAGTGTTGATGAGACAGAACACGTTTATCCAATGCTAATTCGTGGTGGAGCAATGAACGAAATGTGGTTAAGCAAAACGGAGAAAAGCTAA
- a CDS encoding multidrug effflux MFS transporter yields the protein MLLPMLAAIVAITPLAIDMYLPAMSTLAKGFGTDVTMVQQSLSIYLAGYALGMLTFGPIADRVGRKPLVITGLIGFSVISLLLGFSQTIEQFLILRFLQAFIGAAATVVVPGYIKEIYGDNTAKGMSYVSLIMMLAPLIAPTIGSFILELGDWHLIFFVLSFYAALLLIIVLTKLKMPSDTDLEQRSQKSFFRSYYTVFSRQGVKLHITSGVLTSFAFFCYLTASPFVYMEVFELDKSLFAILFSSNVGALMLANIVNSRIVSRYGSKRMLHVGTFFATIAAIGLVLVNVFDLSYHFTVIMLIPLMGALGIMSVNADAIVLMKFKQETGTATAVIGTLRFGFGATAGPLLAYFYTGTAVPFASLMLVAILMVAACQILQNYQSKYHTLTDN from the coding sequence ATGTTACTCCCTATGTTAGCGGCAATCGTTGCGATAACGCCCTTAGCAATTGATATGTACTTACCTGCTATGTCAACTTTAGCGAAAGGTTTTGGCACCGATGTGACCATGGTGCAGCAATCGCTAAGTATTTACCTGGCAGGCTATGCGTTAGGCATGCTGACTTTTGGCCCGATTGCTGACAGAGTTGGCCGTAAGCCATTAGTGATTACTGGGTTAATCGGTTTTAGTGTAATCAGCTTACTGCTTGGATTCAGTCAAACCATAGAGCAGTTTCTTATACTGCGCTTTTTACAAGCCTTTATCGGTGCAGCAGCCACTGTAGTGGTGCCTGGCTATATTAAAGAAATCTACGGTGACAATACTGCTAAAGGCATGTCTTACGTCAGTTTAATCATGATGTTAGCGCCGTTAATAGCCCCAACAATAGGCAGTTTTATATTAGAGCTGGGTGACTGGCACTTAATCTTTTTTGTATTAAGTTTTTACGCGGCATTATTACTTATCATTGTGTTAACAAAGTTAAAAATGCCCAGTGATACTGATTTAGAACAACGTAGCCAAAAATCTTTTTTTCGATCTTATTACACGGTATTTTCTCGCCAAGGTGTAAAATTACATATCACCAGTGGTGTACTGACCTCTTTTGCATTTTTCTGTTATTTAACTGCATCTCCATTTGTGTACATGGAAGTGTTTGAATTAGACAAGTCGCTATTTGCCATTCTATTCAGCTCTAATGTGGGTGCATTAATGTTAGCCAACATTGTTAACTCACGTATTGTCAGTCGTTATGGCTCAAAGCGTATGTTACATGTCGGTACTTTTTTTGCCACTATTGCCGCCATTGGTTTAGTGCTGGTGAATGTGTTTGATTTAAGTTATCACTTTACCGTGATAATGCTGATCCCATTAATGGGTGCATTAGGGATTATGTCAGTGAATGCTGATGCGATTGTGCTAATGAAATTTAAGCAAGAAACCGGCACGGCTACTGCGGTTATTGGTACATTACGATTTGGTTTTGGAGCAACAGCAGGTCCATTACTAGCCTATTTCTATACTGGTACAGCAGTGCCATTCGCCAGCTTAATGTTAGTGGCCATTTTAATGGTTGCCGCGTGTCAAATATTACAAAATTATCAAAGCAAATATCACACTCTTACTGATAACTGA
- a CDS encoding SulP family inorganic anion transporter: MLSRLYEFMPGLNTLINYERKWFADDVKAALSVAAVALPVAIAYAQLTGVNAAVGLYSCVLPMMIYALFGTSRQLIVGPDAATCAVIAAVVTPLAAGDSVKHWQLVMTMTAMTGFWCLIASRFKLGVLADFLSKPILMGLLNGVAITIIVGQFSKIFGFTFDERYLLERLGGAPTYLSKTHVPTLLMAILTVAIYFGMKRLRPSWPSSMFAIAFGAILVWVFNLEQFDVKTIGEVAGGLPLFQAPEFNVGIIRELVMPALNLAVVSFVSMMLTARSFAAKNGYDIDADKEFRALGLANIASALSQGFAVSGADSRTAVNDANGGKTQLVSIIAAAIIAIIAIFLTAPLEFIPSAALGVVLVIASVHLLDLKAVWQLRLRDKQAFYLASITLFAVLFIGVIPGITLAVLLGLFQFIRTVMRPTDQVLGVDIKGVIRSLDSSDKAKPVAGIFIYRFNSPLTYFNSGYFKRRLLEQYARQKGDIKCVIIDAVPCFTHLDLSVMAMLADLDALFKKRGVRLELAGRKRQLLSWFEQTGMKSGNEGIYIRSDLYLALKVNQSKQAADEALQEHLLDAGQDKSEHHKVVLTHSQI, from the coding sequence GTGTTGTCACGTTTGTACGAGTTTATGCCAGGTTTAAATACACTTATTAACTATGAGCGAAAGTGGTTTGCGGATGATGTTAAAGCGGCATTATCAGTTGCTGCTGTAGCGCTTCCGGTTGCAATTGCTTATGCCCAACTTACCGGCGTTAACGCAGCTGTTGGTTTATATTCCTGCGTCTTACCTATGATGATATATGCTTTGTTTGGCACCTCAAGGCAACTTATTGTTGGGCCTGATGCGGCGACTTGTGCGGTTATTGCAGCCGTTGTTACGCCACTGGCGGCCGGCGACAGTGTTAAGCATTGGCAACTGGTTATGACCATGACCGCAATGACCGGATTTTGGTGTTTAATTGCTAGCCGATTTAAATTAGGGGTGTTGGCTGATTTTCTGTCCAAGCCAATTTTAATGGGGCTATTAAATGGTGTGGCAATTACCATTATTGTTGGTCAGTTTTCAAAAATATTCGGTTTCACTTTCGACGAAAGATACTTACTTGAACGTTTAGGTGGCGCACCCACTTATTTGTCAAAAACACATGTTCCCACCCTACTAATGGCTATATTAACCGTGGCGATTTATTTTGGCATGAAACGGCTTAGACCAAGCTGGCCCTCATCAATGTTTGCCATCGCGTTTGGGGCGATATTAGTTTGGGTATTTAACCTTGAGCAATTTGATGTCAAAACCATAGGTGAAGTAGCAGGAGGATTACCTTTATTTCAGGCGCCAGAATTTAACGTTGGTATTATTCGCGAACTTGTTATGCCTGCGCTTAACTTAGCGGTAGTCAGCTTTGTCAGTATGATGCTGACTGCCCGCAGTTTTGCGGCCAAAAATGGTTATGACATTGATGCAGATAAAGAGTTTAGAGCACTGGGGCTGGCGAATATAGCCTCAGCATTATCACAGGGATTTGCAGTAAGTGGCGCTGACTCCCGTACCGCGGTAAATGATGCTAATGGTGGTAAAACACAATTGGTGTCAATTATTGCAGCGGCAATTATTGCCATTATTGCTATTTTTCTGACTGCACCGCTGGAGTTTATTCCAAGTGCAGCACTCGGGGTGGTGTTGGTGATAGCGTCAGTGCATCTTTTAGATTTAAAAGCTGTGTGGCAATTAAGACTACGCGACAAACAAGCCTTTTACCTAGCGTCAATAACCTTATTTGCGGTATTGTTCATTGGTGTTATCCCTGGGATTACATTGGCCGTGTTATTGGGTTTGTTCCAATTTATTCGAACCGTTATGCGCCCAACTGATCAGGTTTTAGGGGTTGATATAAAAGGGGTGATCAGAAGTTTAGATAGCAGTGACAAAGCGAAACCTGTGGCTGGTATTTTCATCTATCGATTCAATTCACCGTTAACTTACTTTAATTCAGGTTATTTTAAACGTCGATTGTTAGAGCAATACGCAAGACAAAAAGGCGATATAAAATGCGTTATTATTGATGCTGTACCGTGTTTTACTCATTTAGATTTAAGTGTAATGGCAATGCTTGCCGATTTAGATGCGCTGTTTAAAAAGCGCGGCGTGCGGCTTGAGCTTGCTGGGAGAAAGCGTCAATTACTCTCATGGTTTGAACAGACTGGGATGAAGTCTGGCAATGAAGGTATTTATATCCGTTCAGACTTGTACCTAGCGTTAAAAGTCAATCAAAGTAAACAAGCGGCAGATGAGGCATTGCAGGAACACTTACTCGATGCAGGGCAAGATAAATCTGAGCATCATAAGGTTGTGCTGACCCATAGCCAAATATAG
- a CDS encoding HlyD family secretion protein, translated as MGVKTWEKILVKVSYNASPKSSKPQTDSGLKVPYADAKRSGFKTRWYLLLLLVIIPLVLISWILIRPEIFILANGIITTEPLEVRSPYNGVLVNLDVSGGDKVKKGNVILTISNPQLDAKITKLKDHLDKFERESVGLDNAIFLQLRQRISIAEEGVTAQERLVKQYQDLQQKNKGLIASAEMAMVHQTYISSKMELAKSKADLAQEKQRQKILSSAGSVTLSKNEIELELVSLIAIKNQLTTTAPFDSQIVDIMVQSGEYIVENQPMLLISGRKKPVITAYLAPKYFSHAQIGQQATIKLPDGSKLRAKISEPTELVSRLPQQLSGPFEGDKAVLKIILTPDDSLPVTIEGLPVEVIFDYQ; from the coding sequence GTGGGTGTTAAAACGTGGGAGAAAATTTTAGTGAAAGTGAGTTATAACGCATCGCCTAAGTCCAGTAAGCCTCAAACTGATAGTGGATTAAAAGTACCCTATGCTGACGCTAAACGTAGCGGTTTTAAAACCCGTTGGTATTTATTACTGTTACTGGTAATTATTCCTTTAGTATTAATCTCTTGGATCCTAATTCGACCTGAAATATTTATTTTAGCTAACGGAATCATAACGACTGAACCTCTAGAGGTAAGATCACCTTATAATGGCGTGCTAGTTAATTTAGACGTCAGTGGTGGAGATAAAGTCAAAAAAGGCAACGTGATTCTTACCATATCAAACCCACAGCTTGACGCGAAAATAACAAAGCTAAAAGATCATCTCGACAAATTTGAGCGTGAAAGTGTTGGCTTAGACAATGCGATTTTCTTACAGCTGAGGCAGCGAATATCTATCGCCGAGGAAGGGGTGACGGCACAGGAACGATTGGTAAAACAATATCAAGACTTACAGCAAAAAAATAAAGGCCTTATTGCATCGGCAGAAATGGCAATGGTGCATCAAACCTATATTTCTTCTAAAATGGAACTCGCTAAGTCGAAAGCGGATTTAGCCCAAGAAAAACAACGCCAAAAAATACTGTCGTCTGCCGGCAGTGTAACATTATCTAAAAATGAAATTGAATTAGAACTTGTCAGCTTAATCGCCATCAAGAATCAGCTGACAACCACAGCGCCATTTGATAGTCAAATAGTCGATATAATGGTTCAGTCGGGGGAATATATTGTTGAGAACCAACCCATGTTACTGATCTCTGGTCGCAAAAAACCTGTTATTACTGCTTATCTAGCTCCTAAATACTTTAGCCACGCACAAATAGGACAACAGGCAACAATTAAGCTGCCTGATGGTAGTAAGCTCAGGGCAAAAATTTCTGAGCCAACTGAATTAGTGAGTCGATTACCACAGCAGTTATCAGGGCCTTTTGAAGGTGATAAGGCGGTGTTAAAAATAATTCTAACACCCGATGATTCACTTCCTGTAACCATTGAAGGTTTACCTGTAGAAGTTATTTTCGACTATCAGTAG
- a CDS encoding glycosyltransferase family 2 protein, whose translation MMIVISGILRFHYVTFIQTPKASIYQPKVSCIITCYAEGKAVMSTISSLIEQTYPGNIEIIAVVDGAVQNALTYQSAIQSAQACNLPNRKVIVLPKWQRGGRVSTLNAGLHFASGEIVINADADTSFDNDMVSQVVPYFEDPNVPALGGALRVRNVSQSIVTRMQAIEYLISMQGGKTGLSQWNLINNISGAFGAFRRTFLIQIGGWDTHTAEDLDLTIRIKQYFKRHPQWRIPFATLAIGHTDAPVTLKELVWQRLRWDGDLLFLYFRKHWPAFTPKLLGFSTFIFTLIYGFLQNVLMPFVIFIYSVGIAALYPWQFVVSISLVIYTIYFSILLFFYIFVLCAISERLKQDLSLIKWLPLYPFYALFMRMVCLFALLNEIIRRSHEESSMAPWWVLKRGRKF comes from the coding sequence ATGATGATAGTTATCAGTGGTATTTTACGCTTTCACTATGTGACATTCATTCAAACACCGAAAGCTTCCATTTATCAACCCAAAGTATCTTGTATTATTACCTGTTACGCTGAAGGCAAGGCGGTAATGAGTACAATCTCATCACTCATTGAGCAGACCTACCCTGGAAATATTGAAATTATTGCGGTGGTAGATGGCGCGGTACAAAATGCACTAACTTATCAGTCGGCGATTCAATCTGCACAGGCGTGCAATCTACCCAATAGAAAAGTGATTGTTTTACCTAAATGGCAAAGAGGTGGCCGAGTATCAACTTTAAATGCAGGATTACACTTTGCTAGCGGTGAAATAGTGATAAATGCCGATGCTGATACTTCATTTGATAATGATATGGTCAGCCAGGTGGTGCCGTATTTTGAAGATCCAAATGTACCCGCCTTAGGCGGCGCACTAAGAGTACGAAATGTTTCCCAATCGATTGTGACTCGTATGCAAGCAATCGAATATTTAATCTCTATGCAGGGTGGAAAAACCGGGTTAAGTCAATGGAACCTTATCAATAATATTTCAGGTGCGTTTGGTGCATTTCGTCGTACTTTTTTGATTCAAATAGGCGGCTGGGACACTCATACTGCTGAAGATTTAGATCTAACGATTAGGATTAAACAGTATTTTAAAAGGCACCCACAATGGCGAATTCCGTTTGCTACCCTAGCCATAGGACATACTGATGCCCCTGTTACTTTGAAAGAGCTTGTTTGGCAGAGGTTACGCTGGGATGGCGATTTACTTTTTCTTTATTTCAGAAAGCATTGGCCTGCATTTACACCAAAACTATTAGGGTTTAGCACCTTCATATTCACATTAATTTATGGCTTTTTACAAAATGTATTGATGCCATTTGTTATTTTTATTTACAGTGTCGGAATAGCGGCATTATATCCATGGCAATTTGTTGTTTCTATTTCCTTGGTTATTTACACCATTTACTTCTCTATTCTTTTATTTTTTTACATCTTTGTGCTGTGTGCTATTTCAGAGCGACTAAAACAAGATTTATCTTTAATTAAATGGTTACCACTCTACCCTTTTTACGCACTGTTTATGAGAATGGTGTGCTTGTTTGCCCTCTTGAATGAAATAATACGTCGGTCGCATGAAGAAAGCTCTATGGCACCTTGGTGGGTGTTAAAACGTGGGAGAAAATTTTAG